A window of the Kosakonia radicincitans DSM 16656 genome harbors these coding sequences:
- a CDS encoding flavocytochrome c encodes MTSNERILSPFTLPNGVELKNRLLMAPMTTCTGYYDGTVTSELVEYYRVRAGSIGTIIVECCFVDDLGLAFPGAIGIDNDEKIAGLAKIAEAIKAEGSKAILQIYHGGRMVEPKLIGGRTPIAPSAIAAPRDSAATPVAMTTAEVEAMVVKFGEAVRRAIQAGFDGVEIHGANTYLIQQFFSPNSNQRDDEWGGSRDNRAKFPLAVLDITHKMARQYADDAFIIGYRFSPEELEVPGIRFDDTMFLLEKLAARGVDYLHFSVGAALRPSINDTSDPTPLIDKYCAMRSDVLAQVPVMGVGGVVNAADAEQGLDHGYDLIAVGRACIAYPDWAARIAKGENLDLFIDSTQREVLNIPEPLWRFSLVEAMIRDMSMGEAKFKPGLFVETVQDDTSEMVINVSLETDRIAGIELASAPQSVEFTSSFEEIRDRILDANSPHVDAISGATSQSEAVKKAVSKAMLKSSKARVAEEGGDVLAVKNYDVVVVGSGGAGLAAAIQAHDEGASVLIVEKMPTIGGNTIKASAGMNAAETRFQRVKGIQDSKELFFAETLKGGGNKNNPELLRRFVENAPEAIEWLARRGIMLNDITTTGGMSIDRTHRPRDGSAVGGYLISGLVRNVTKRGIDVMLDTSVEEILFTEGEVRGVRLLNDEQETLNVQAKSVIVATGGFSANSAMVVKYRPDLEGFVTTNHKGATGGGIALLERLGAGTVDMGEIQIHPTVEQKTSYLVSESIRGGGAILVSQQGKRFYNEMSTRDKVSAAIIALPEHYAYIVFDEHVRAKNKAADEYIAKGLVTSASSPRELADKLGIDYHAFLATLERYNGFVEKQHDEDFGRTTALRAPINEGPFHAIQIAPGVHHTMGGVTINTETEVLNTAHQVIPGAYAAGEVVGGIHGGNRIGGNAVADIIIFGSLAGHQAAVRAKRS; translated from the coding sequence ATGACCAGCAACGAGCGCATCCTCAGCCCCTTTACATTACCAAACGGCGTAGAACTGAAAAACCGTTTGTTAATGGCTCCGATGACCACCTGCACCGGTTATTACGATGGTACTGTCACCAGTGAACTGGTTGAATATTATCGTGTACGTGCCGGTAGCATTGGGACAATTATCGTAGAGTGTTGTTTTGTTGACGATCTGGGTCTCGCATTCCCCGGCGCAATTGGTATTGATAACGACGAAAAAATTGCCGGTCTGGCAAAAATCGCCGAAGCCATCAAAGCTGAAGGCTCTAAAGCGATCCTGCAAATTTACCACGGCGGCCGCATGGTCGAGCCAAAACTGATTGGCGGTCGTACGCCGATTGCGCCAAGCGCGATTGCCGCTCCGCGTGACAGTGCAGCCACGCCGGTGGCGATGACCACAGCGGAAGTTGAAGCGATGGTGGTGAAATTTGGTGAAGCGGTACGCCGCGCCATTCAGGCCGGTTTTGACGGCGTGGAAATCCACGGCGCCAATACTTACCTGATCCAGCAATTCTTTTCACCGAACTCGAACCAGCGTGATGACGAGTGGGGCGGCAGCCGCGATAACCGCGCAAAATTCCCGCTGGCGGTGTTGGATATCACCCACAAAATGGCGCGTCAGTACGCGGATGATGCCTTTATTATTGGTTACCGCTTCTCGCCGGAAGAGCTGGAAGTTCCTGGAATCCGCTTTGATGACACCATGTTCCTGCTGGAAAAACTGGCGGCGCGCGGTGTCGATTACCTGCACTTCTCTGTTGGCGCGGCGCTGCGTCCTTCCATTAATGACACCAGCGATCCGACGCCGTTGATTGATAAATATTGCGCAATGCGCTCTGACGTCCTGGCGCAGGTTCCGGTGATGGGGGTGGGCGGCGTGGTTAACGCGGCTGACGCAGAGCAGGGGCTGGATCACGGTTACGATCTGATCGCCGTGGGCCGTGCCTGCATCGCTTATCCGGACTGGGCGGCACGCATCGCTAAGGGTGAAAACCTCGATTTGTTTATCGACAGCACCCAGCGTGAAGTGCTGAATATTCCGGAACCGCTGTGGCGCTTCTCGCTGGTGGAAGCGATGATTCGCGACATGAGCATGGGCGAAGCGAAATTTAAACCGGGCCTGTTCGTTGAAACGGTACAGGACGACACCAGCGAAATGGTGATTAACGTTAGCCTGGAAACCGACCGTATTGCCGGTATCGAACTGGCCTCTGCGCCGCAAAGCGTAGAGTTCACCAGCAGCTTTGAAGAGATCCGCGATCGCATCCTGGATGCCAATTCGCCGCATGTCGATGCTATCTCCGGCGCAACCAGCCAGAGTGAAGCAGTGAAAAAAGCGGTGTCGAAAGCGATGCTGAAATCCAGCAAAGCGCGCGTGGCCGAAGAGGGTGGTGATGTCCTGGCCGTGAAAAATTACGATGTCGTGGTTGTGGGTAGCGGCGGCGCTGGCCTGGCGGCAGCCATTCAGGCGCACGACGAAGGCGCAAGCGTGCTGATCGTTGAGAAAATGCCGACCATCGGTGGTAACACCATTAAAGCCTCTGCCGGGATGAACGCGGCAGAAACCCGCTTCCAGCGCGTAAAAGGCATCCAGGACAGCAAAGAGCTGTTCTTCGCTGAAACGCTGAAAGGCGGCGGTAACAAAAACAACCCGGAACTGCTGCGCCGCTTTGTGGAAAATGCGCCGGAAGCGATCGAATGGCTGGCGCGTCGCGGCATCATGCTGAACGACATTACCACAACTGGCGGCATGAGCATCGACCGTACGCACCGTCCGCGTGACGGATCGGCCGTCGGCGGTTACCTGATTAGCGGCCTGGTGCGTAACGTCACTAAACGCGGCATCGATGTGATGCTGGATACGTCCGTCGAAGAGATCCTGTTCACTGAGGGTGAAGTGCGCGGCGTACGTCTGCTGAATGACGAGCAGGAAACCCTGAATGTTCAGGCGAAAAGCGTAATTGTGGCGACCGGCGGCTTCAGCGCCAACAGCGCGATGGTCGTGAAATACCGTCCGGATCTGGAAGGTTTCGTCACCACCAACCATAAAGGCGCAACCGGCGGCGGTATCGCACTGCTGGAACGTCTGGGTGCTGGAACCGTGGATATGGGCGAAATCCAGATCCACCCGACCGTTGAGCAGAAAACCTCCTATCTGGTTTCTGAGTCCATTCGTGGCGGCGGTGCAATTCTGGTCAGTCAGCAGGGCAAACGCTTCTACAATGAGATGTCGACCCGCGATAAAGTCTCAGCGGCAATCATCGCGCTGCCGGAACATTACGCTTACATCGTGTTTGATGAGCATGTCAGAGCGAAAAACAAAGCGGCTGACGAGTACATTGCGAAAGGCCTGGTGACCAGCGCCAGCTCTCCGCGCGAACTGGCGGACAAACTGGGCATTGACTATCATGCGTTCCTTGCCACGCTTGAACGTTACAATGGCTTTGTGGAAAAACAGCACGATGAAGATTTCGGTCGTACCACCGCGCTGCGTGCTCCGATTAACGAAGGCCCGTTCCACG